The Micromonospora sp. NBC_00421 DNA window GTGGTCGACGAGTACCACGGCACCCGGATGACGATCCGCCAGCACGGTCGGCGGGCGCTCACCCCGTTCGCCCTCGTGGTGGTCGCGGTGCTCGCCACCGACATCGTCTTCGCGGTCGACTCGGTGCCCGCCGTCTACGGCATCACCGAGGACCCGTACCTGGTCTTCGCCACCAACGCGTTCGCGCTGCTCGGGCTGCGGGCGCTCTACTTCGTGCTGCACGCCGCGCTCAGCCGGCTGGTGCACCTCAGCTACGGTCTGGCGATCATCCTGGCCTTCATCGGCGTCAAGCTCGGGCTGCACTGGGCGCACGGGATCTGGTCGGGCGTGCCGGAGATCCCGACGTTGGCCTCGCTCGGCGTCATCATCGGCGTCCTGACCGTGGTCACCCTCACCAGCCTGCGGGCCACCCGCGACCGGGAGACCGGCGAGGCCGACGTGGTCACCGAGAAACACTGACGGCACGGAACCGGCGGCGGTACGTGACGTCACGCCGCCGGTTCCGTGGACGGTCCCGGCGAACTCTCCCGCCCGGGGCGGTCCAGGTGGTACGACTTACCGGTGGGAATCGTGTCACCGGGCTTCCAGGGCCGACGTCGTACGACCGACCCGGCCCTGCCGCCGGGGCAGTACCTGACCGAGGACTTCCCGGTCCTGTCCGCCGGGCCGACCCCCAGGGTGTCCCCGGACCGCTGGGAGTTCGTCCTCGCCACCGAGACCGGCGACGAGTTCCGCTGGTCCTGGGCGGAGCTGATGAGCCTGCCGCAGGAGACCCCCACGGTGGACATCCACTGCGTCACCCGGTGGTCCAAGTTCGGCACCAACTGGCAGGGTGTCTCGCTGGACGTGCTGCTCGACGGGGTGGACACCGCCGCCGACTACGCCCAGGCCCACTCGTACGGCGGCTACACCACCAACCTGCCGCTGGACGACCTGCGTGACGGTCAGGCCTGGCTGGTGCACGGATACGACGGCGAACCGCTGCCCGCCGAGCACGGTGGGCCGGCCCGGCTGCTGGTCCCGCACCTCTACTTCTGGAAGTCGGCCAAGTGGGTACGCGGGCTGCGGCTGACAGTCGAGGACGAGCCCGGTTTCTGGGAGACCGCCGGCTACCACGACTACGGCGATCCGTGGCGCGAGCAGCGCTACCAGGGCGACTGAGGTGACCGCTGCCGCCGCGGGTGGCCGGCGGGCCGTGCCGCTGGGCTGGCGGGTGGCCCGGCTGGTGCAGCGCCGGGTCGAGACGTCCACCGCGCAGACCCTGGTCCTGTCGGTGCCGGACTGGCCGGGGCACCTGCCGGGGCAGCACGTCGACGTCCGGCTCACCGCCCCCGACGGCTACCAGGCGGCCCGGTCGTACTCGCTGGCCGGGCCGGCCGACGGCGACCGGATCGCGTTGACCGTGCAGCGGGTGCCCGACGGCGAGGTGTCGCCGTACCTGACCGACGCCTGGGTCGAGGGCGACCCGGTGGAGGTGCGCGGTCCGGTCGGTGGCTGGTTCGTCTGGCGGCCCGCGCAGACCGCGCCGGTGTTGCTGGTCGCCGGGGGTTCCGGGGTGGTGCCGTTGATGGCGATGGTGCGGGCCCGCCGGGCCGCCGGCAGCCGGACGCCGTTCCGGCTGATCTACTCGGTCCGCACCCCGGCGGACGTCATCTACGCCGACGAGCTGCGGACCCGCGCCCGCGACGACCCCGGCCTGGACGTGGCCTACGTCTACACCCGGCAGGCGCCCGACGGGTGGCGGGGCGAGCCGCACCGGATCGGGCTGGCCGACGTGAACACCTACGGCTGGCCGGCGGAGCTGGAACCGCTCTGCTACGTCTGCGGCCCGACCGGTTTCGTGGAGACCGTCGCGGACCTGTTGGTGGGGCTGGGCCACCAGACCCGGCGGGTACGGACCGAACGGTTCGGACCCACCGGCTGACCGGCGAGGAGAATCGATGACCGAGATGTCCTACCTGGACGGCAACATGCTCGACGGGCCGCTGCGCGAGCTGTTCGCGGTGGACCTGAGCACGGCGACCGGGCGGTGCGCGTCGTGCGGCATGGTCGGCCCGATGGCCGGCCTGCGGGTCTACGCCCACGCCCCCGGCCTGGTGGGTCGCTGTCCGGCCTGCGCCGAGGTGATGGTGCGGCTGGTCCGGGCCCCCGACCGGGCCTGGCTGGACCTGCGCGGCATCACCTACCTCCAGGTGCCGATGCCGACCGTGGAGCCGTTCCCCCGGCCACTCTGACCCGTTGCGGGCGGCGCAGGGCGTGGTCGTCCGGGTCCGGATGTCCGCCGACTCGGGCCGCCCGGGTGATCCGACACGTTTGTCCTGCCGGGGGTCGGGAAGGGAGCGGACATGACGAAACCTCGTGTGGTGATCGTGGGGGCCGGTTTCGCCGGTTACCACGCGGCGAAGGCGTTGCGCCGATCGGCCGGTGGGCGGGCCGAGATCGTGCTGCTGAACGCGACCGACTACTTCCTCTACCTGCCGCTGCTGCCCGAGGTGGCCGCCGGGGTGGTCGAGCCGGCCCGGATTTCCGTGCCGTTGACCGGCACGCTGCCCGGGGTGCGGGTGGTCGTCGGCGAGGCCGACCGGGTCGACCTGCAGAACCGCTGGGTCGGGTTCACCAACCAGGAGGGGGATCGGGGCCAGTTGGCCTACGACCGGCTGGTGCTCTCCGTCGGCAGCGTCAACAAGCTGCTCCCCATCCCCGGGGTGACCGAGTACGCCCACGGCTTCCGGGGCCTGCCGGAGGCGGTCTACCTGCACGACCACGTGGTCCGCCAGATCGAGCTGGCGGAGCAGGCGGAGGACCCGGCCG harbors:
- a CDS encoding sulfite oxidase-like oxidoreductase produces the protein MSPGFQGRRRTTDPALPPGQYLTEDFPVLSAGPTPRVSPDRWEFVLATETGDEFRWSWAELMSLPQETPTVDIHCVTRWSKFGTNWQGVSLDVLLDGVDTAADYAQAHSYGGYTTNLPLDDLRDGQAWLVHGYDGEPLPAEHGGPARLLVPHLYFWKSAKWVRGLRLTVEDEPGFWETAGYHDYGDPWREQRYQGD
- a CDS encoding ferredoxin reductase, which gives rise to MTAAAAGGRRAVPLGWRVARLVQRRVETSTAQTLVLSVPDWPGHLPGQHVDVRLTAPDGYQAARSYSLAGPADGDRIALTVQRVPDGEVSPYLTDAWVEGDPVEVRGPVGGWFVWRPAQTAPVLLVAGGSGVVPLMAMVRARRAAGSRTPFRLIYSVRTPADVIYADELRTRARDDPGLDVAYVYTRQAPDGWRGEPHRIGLADVNTYGWPAELEPLCYVCGPTGFVETVADLLVGLGHQTRRVRTERFGPTG
- a CDS encoding DUF6510 family protein; its protein translation is MTEMSYLDGNMLDGPLRELFAVDLSTATGRCASCGMVGPMAGLRVYAHAPGLVGRCPACAEVMVRLVRAPDRAWLDLRGITYLQVPMPTVEPFPRPL